The window TCTCTTCATATCTTGTTGGTCAGATTGACAATGAAGTAAGTGCAGACGACTTCGAAGGATTTGAGTTGTAATGGCAAATATCAAAATCAACAAACTCGTAAGTATTGAGTCCAACCCATCCAATACGATTTTGGAGACGATGGAACAAGCAGGCTTATTACCTGAATACAACTGTCGCGACGGCCACTGTGGTGCTTGTCGTTGTAAGTTGGAGTCGGGTGAAGTGGAGTACGTTGGTTTTGCCATGGCTTATACTCAGCCTGATGAGATACTGCCTTGTATTTGTAAGGCGAAATCAGACCTTTCACTTAGCGGTGTGAACTATGCGATGAAAGAAAAACGCGCCTAGTCCAAAACCAGCTAAGCAAATACAATAAAGCCAAGGCAACACGCCTTGGCTTTTTGCTACCTGTCGTCTCGTCCTGAGATAGGTATCTCGCCCTTAAATGTATTTACGCAATAATGTTGCGGTTTAAGGGCGAAAACAGTTAAAGCATGCTTCAAATCGCACTGCTCGGGATATGCATCTCCTTCACTTTTTCTAAGAAAGCATATTGAGCCGACATTGGTTTACGTTCTAGGTAACGGCGTAACAGGTCTAACGCGGCCGCACTGATAACTTTCACTTGGTCGTCGCGCTGATATTTTCTCGATAACTTATATAACGCCCCCCACTCACCTGTTGAGGTAGAAAGCGCCACGGAAAATACTCCCTCTTCAAGCTTTCCGGTCACTAGCGCTAAATCCGTGCCGCACTTCTCGCGCGTCGCACCCGCCAGCGCAAAGGTCGCTGCTAATGGGTCTCCCTCGTCGGTAATGGTTTGGCTTTGACCTGCTAATACCCAACCATGACCAAACTGCTTTTCGACGTTCTCATCACTGTTAAGCCAATAGGTTAAGTGGCCTGCACTGCTTTTCTCTGAAACGGACAATGTCAGTCCTTTATCTATCAGCATTTGGCCTACATGCTCAACCATCGGCACATCTACGCTCACCGTATTCGTTTCAAGGTGCTTGTGAATCAGTTGCATCAGCTTCATTCGCTGTTCTACCTGATTAGAAGGACCGAATAGCTTCACCTCGATAAACGGCAAGTAAGAGCGGTAACCAAGCTCATAACCCTGTGGCAATTTCATTTGGTCTAGTTTGTCTGAGATACCAGACTCTGACAGGCCAAAGGTATAAATACGGCTGCAAGATGCACTCTCAACTTCAGGGAATAGCCTCTTCAAGTCTGGCAGAATTTGCGTTTCTGCCATCAGTTTGAATTCGCTTGGCACACCCGGCGTAAAGTAGAACACCGCGTCATTAATCCGCATTTTAAAGCCACATGCCGTGCCTATTGGGTTATCCACGATTTCTGCTGTCTCTGGCAACATCGCTTGCTTGAGGTTACTATCCGGCATTGGGATACCACGACGAGCGTACATCGCCTCCAGATGATCCAGCCAGTCTTTGAATAGCACCAGCTTACATTCGGCAGCTTTTGCCGCTGCAGCGGCGCTCATGTCGTCTGTAGTTGGGCCCAAACCACCATTAACGATCACGACATCGTTATTGAAGCTGAGCATAAGGAATTCTTCGATAAGGCTCGACTGTTTGTCACCAACGGTCGAACGCTTGGTTAAGCCAAATCCATGCTGATAAAACAAACTCGACACCCAAGCTGAATTTGTATCAACAATGTCACCGTGAAGGACTTCTTCTCCGGTACTAAGCATAGCAATTTTCACATCTGACTCCTAAAAATAGGCAAAATCCACATTTTTTCGACATTATGCCTATATCGTTTTTATTTTATTAGACTAATCTCTTAGTGAATTTGTTGAGATTAAATTTAGGTCAAGTATTTAAATGGCTGTTCTTTTGAGGGATAATTGTGAGCCCGATCATCAAACCAATAACTCGGAGACCTCTGTGTCAAAATCATCCATGTTCAAGAAAACGCTAAGTGGTCTTGTTCTGACTGCGTCTGCTGCGGCAAATGCGAGCCAGTACGATATGAGTAACCATATCGAGTTTTCTTACACGCCTGATTGCCTGTCAGGTTACTGCGAAACAACCACTCTGTATAGCTTTGAGCCACAAAATCCTCGCTATGCGATGGGGTTAGATAGCGATGATTCTTTAAATCTCGACGCAGGTCTTCAACCAAAGCATCTTATCGTTCCAAAAGACAAGGATTGGGACTACCTTATGGGTCAAACTTACACCATCCTTGGTTTGAGTGTGGCGACTGTGGGTTTGATGACGTTGCTGCCTGAAAGCATCACTAAGTGGGATGACGAAGATCGCGACATGAGCAAACTCGGCAGCAAGTGGAAAGATAACGTCTCTAGCGGTCCGGTTTGGGATCGTGACGAACACTTCCTAAACTACGTTATGCATCCTTACTTCGGTGGTGTTTACTACACAGCGTCGCGCCACGCGGGCTATAACGAATTTGAATCCTTCCTATACTCTGCAACCATGTCGGCATTCTTCTGGGAATACGGTGTAGAAGCGTTTGCGGAAGTCCCATCATGGCAAGACTTATTTATTACTCCATTTTTTGGTGCTGTGGTCGGTGAAATGATGTTAACTGCTGAGCAAGACATTATTACTGGCGGCGGTGAAGTAATGGGTTCAGAGACGATGGGTGACGTATCTTTGTTCTTCCTCAACCCAATTGGCCATATCCATTACTGGATATCCGATGCTTGGGGTGGCAGCGCAGAGTTCCAATTCAGCTCTTCGCCTTGGTTCGGTAACCAAGACGCCGCGAAATTCGCGATGGACTCTGGCGCAAGCTACGACAATGTCTTCTACGGTTTTGAAATGAAGGTAACCTTCTAAAACCAAACATTTAAAGAGCAGCTCACGGGCTGCTTTTTTGTGCCCCAAGCGAAGTTTTCATTATTTGAGTCACGAATTAGCGTCAAAAATTGACCTCTGTCAAACATAACCCTCCCCCAGCACCTACACTGAAATTAAGGAAAAATTCCAATAACTTAAGTTCTTGAACCTTAAGCCCAAATAACTATAGCGATACGTCTAACCGTGCCGCGTCCAAACCTTATTCCGGGAGGGGACATTATGAACACTGTGTTTATCGTTAATTTCGTCGGTCAGGCATCACCAGCGACCATCAAACAACTTGCTGCTGTTACACATGAAAACGATGGAAAATGGCTCATCAGTAAAGTGAACTTTATTGAAGACCAAGTCGCTGGCGTAATCAAAGTGGAGCTTCCTGAAGAAAACACCGACACAGTAAAAGATGCGTTTTCCGCTTGCCAGACTCTTATCGTCAAGTTCGTCGATTCTGAGCCACACTCTCATCGAGAGGATACGGTTTTCCAATTACGTCTCGACGCCAATGACCGCGCGGGTATTGTCAATGAGATTACTCACGTACTCGATGGACAAGGGATTTCAATCTTAGATATGGACTGCCAACGTGTGTTCATTGCCGGCGGTGGTGGGGTCAGCTCTAGCCTATTCAGTGCGAAGATGGCCATCAAGCTACCTAGCGAATTGGAAATCGATGATGTGGCCAACGAGCTGGAATCACTCAGTGAAGATACCCGTGTGATTGTGGAAGGCTAACCTCCGCCCCCGATGCACATTCCAATATCAATGCCCAAATAAAAAAGAGCAGCGTTGTGCTGCTCTTTTCACGTTCAACCACTTTTTACGTCAAGCAAAGATAGCTACTTCACTGACCATTGAGATAAAGAGCGTTTGAAATCTGAGTAATCAAACTCGTTCAGTTTTTGAATCTCGCCACTTGAACGCTCACAATATACCGATGGCATGCGCAGACCATTGAACCAGTTTAGCTTCACCATGGTGTAACCCGCACTGTCCAGAATGTGTAGACGCTGACCAATTTCTAATGGCTGTTCGAAGTTCGCCACACAGAACTGATCACCCGCTAAGCAAGAGCAAGAACCAATCACGTATTCGTGCTCGCCGTTTTCTGATGCTTCTAGGATAGACGCAGGCTCATTGTAGATAAGGGTATCCAAGCGGTGCGCTTCTGTTGCTGAGTCAACAATCGCCGTCTTCTTCACGTTCTCAACAATATCTACCACGGTCACGACAAGGTCGGTCGTTTTTGTGATGATTGCCTCTCCTGGCTCTAAGTACATTTGTACGCCGTGTTTTTCAGAGAAGGCTTTCAGCGCTAGGCCTAATTTCTCGATGCCATAGCCTGGCCATGTGAAGAATACACCACCGCCCATGCTCACCCAGTCTAGCTTGTTTAGGTACTCGCCAAACTGTTCTGAAATCGAATCAAGCAAACCAATAAATGCGTCTACGTCTTTGTTCTCACAGTTCATGTGGAACATCACGCCATCAATGCCATCGAAAATTTCTGGCTTGATGTGGTCAGCTTGTACGCCAAGACGAGAGAACTGACGAGCAGGATTCGCTAAGTCTTGACCTGCGTAGCTTACGCCAGGGTTAAGGCGAAGACCAATAGACGCTTTGCCCTCAACGATATGACGGTAAGCTGCTAGCTGTGACTGCGAGTTGAAAATCATCTTGTCACAGATATCCGCTACTTCACGAACATCGTCTTCGCTGTAGCCAACGCTGTATGCGTGAGTCTCACCACCGAAAGTTTCGTAGCCAAGCTTCACTTCAAACGGGCCAGAGCTAGTCGTGCCATCTAAGTAAGGCTTGATGATGTCGAATACGCCCCATGTTGAGAAGCACTTCAGTGCCAATACCAGCTTCACACCAGAAATGTCTTTTAGCTGCTTTGCTTTTTCTAGGTTCTCAACCAACTTGTCTTCATTGATCATGAAGTACGGGGTTTTAAGTTGTTCTTTGCTCATAACTCACCATTTATCAACGATTAACCCCCTCTAACTCCCCCTTAAAAAGGAGGATTAAACCAAGCCACCTCTACTCTTGCCAAAAAGTGAAAAGATTGAAGCCACGAACAGTCTGTTTTTGCTCCTCCCTTTAAAAAGGAAAGTGGAAACTGTTCTCGGTTTGCCTCAGCTTCCCCCCTTTTAACAGTGGAAGATTTGAAACTAAGCTCGGCCGGTCTTTGCTCCTCCCCTTTTTAAGAGGAGGCTGGGAGGGGTTAACCTCAAATACGACAAAAGCAGCCACGGCTTTACGCCATGACTGCTCAAATTATCTAAATAAGTTTAATGATAAAACTTATTTGTTTAGTTCGTGAATCAACGGTAAGCCTTGACCTGCTTCCAACTCCTGAACATGCCAATCTAGACCGATCATTGGCATCGTTTCTAGGAACGGATCTGGGTCTAGCTGTTCCATGTTGAACACGCCTTTATCAGCCCACTTGCCACGGAAGAATTGCAGTGCTGCAGTAATTGCAGGAACACCTGTCGTGTAAGAGATCGCTTGGTGTTCAACATCTTCGTACGCGACTTTGTGGTCTGCGTTGTTGTAGATAAATACGCTGCGCTCTTTACCGTCTTTCTTACCTTGAACCCAAGTACCGATACACGTTAGGCCAGTATAACCAGGTGCTAGAGACGTTGGATCAGGTAACATCGCTTTTAGTACGTGTAGAGGTTGAACGACTGTACCGTCGTGTAGCGTTAGTGGTTCTGGACTTAGTAGGCCAATATCACGCATTACGTTGAAGTAGTTTAGGTAACGGTCACCGAAACCCATCCAGAACTCAATGCGTTTTGCTGGGATGAATTCTTTCATCGAACGAACTTCATCGTGCGCCATTGAGTAAACTTTGTGTGAACCACAGTTCGGGAAATCGAACTCTAGCATACGAGAGTGACAAGGTACTTGCTTCCACTCGCCGTTTTCCCAGTAGAAGGAATCACCTTGGATCTCTAGCATGTTCGTTTCTGGGTCAAAGTTAGTTGCGAACTTCTTGCCGTGGTCGCCTGCGTTCACGTCCATAACGTCGATTGTATCAATCTCATCAAACAGATGTTTCACTGCATACGCTGCAAATACCGATACTACGCCTGGATCGAAACCCGCACCTAGAATACCAGTGATGCCCGCTTCTTCGAACTTCTCACGGTAGCCCCATTGCCAGTCGTAAGCTTCTGGAACTTGTTGACCTTCAGAACATAGGTCAACCGCCACTGATGTATCTAGGTATGAAACTTTTGCTCGGTAACACGCTTCCATGATTGGCATGTTAACCCACGGAGGACCCGCGTTGATTACTAGATCCGGTTTAACTTCTTCAATAAGAGCAACTAGAGAATCTACGTCATCAGCGTTCACTGCACGCGCTTCTAGTTTCTTAGCTGAATCTTTCAGGTTATTTTTCTTCTGAATCGATTCGATGATCTTCTCACACTTACCAATAGTACGTGATGCGATTGTGATATCACCCAGAACGTCGTTGTTTTGTGCTGCTTTATGTGCAACAACCCAGCCAACGCCGCCTGCACCAATCTGTAGAATTGCCATAGTTTTCCGTTACCTTTATTAAACTAGCTCAACGGCTAGCGTGTTGATTTTCAAGAGCAAAGATTCAAAGTCCGCTGTCGTCAGACAAGGATTCAAAATCGTAAATTTAAGAGCGGTCTTACCATCAACGATGGTTTCACCGAGAACTGCGATACCGCGAGTCAACGCTTCAAGACGCAACGCTTTGTTTAGTTCATCTAAATCTGCAGACGCGTTGTTTGTACGTACATTGGTTGCGCGGAATAGAACCGTTGAAAGTGCAGGCTCAGCCAGAAGCTCGAACTCTTCATGGGCGCGAACCATGTCAGCAACTTGCTGCGTTTGTACTAAAAGGTGATCGTACATGTCACCAAGCGCCTTAGGACCAACGTTTTGCATCGTCATAAAGACTTTCAATGCATCAAAACGCTTCGTCGTTGCGATAGATTTGTCTACCAAGTTAGGTAGCTCATCGTGTTCGCGGTTCAAGTAGTCAGCATGATGAAGTAGGAACTTAAAGTTCGACTTATCGTTCACCAACAATGCGCCACAGCTGATTGTTTGGTAGAACAGTTTGTGGAAGTCGACACTGATCGAGTGCGCACGCTCTACACCTTTCAGGCGCGATTTGTGGCTGCTCAGAATCAGTGCACCGCCATAAGCGCCATCAACGTGCATCCACATTTCATGTTTCGCTGCCATATCCGCAATGAAGTTTAGATCGTCAATTGCACCGTGATCGGTCGTACCTGCTGTGCCAACAATAGCGAATGGAATCAAACCTTCTGCTTTTGCCTTCGTTAAAACGTGATCTAACTGAGTAACATCCATCGTTCCGTCAGCGTTCGCATCGACAGTCATCACGGCTTTCTCACCCAGTCCCATCCAAGATGCTGACTTTTGAACCGTGAAGTGCGATTTCTTCGAACATACGATACGAAGTTTGTCCGCGTATTCTGGAAGACCCAGCTTCTGAATTGAGTGGTTACTTAGCTTGTCTGCAACCCAGTCACGCGCTAGCATTAAGCCCATCTGGTTGCTCTGCGTGCCACCGCTGGTGAAGATGCCATCCGCCTTCTCACCAAGCTCATACTTGTCGCACAGCCAGTTAATCACCTTTTGCTCTACGTAAGTCGCAGAAGACGCTTGATCCCATGAATCCATTGATTGGTTCAGCGCTGCAATCATGGCTTCTGCCGCTACCGCAGGCATCAAAGGAGGCGTGTGCAGGTGAGCAATACAATCTGGGTGCTGAGTGAAGATTGCATTCTTCGCGACAAGCTCAGCCGCCTCATCAATTACAGATTTGAGCGGTGCGTTTTTGTTGTCCAAGTCGATCGCGTTGATTGCCGTTTCCAGCAATTTAGGGTTCATACCAGAGTATGGCGCATTGACCTTTTCGAATACCGACTTCATCGCCGCAGTCGTATGGTTCATTACCGATGCAAATTCAGCGCTGCCAAGTTCACCTGTATGAATAAAGTGCTTTTTCCACTCTTCTTGCGGGTCTGCTTCAACATGACTACCGCCTGCAGCGAGGATTGCGTCTTCCAGAACTCGAAGTGCAAAGTCAATTTGCTCGAAAGAAATGATAAGTGGCGGAAGGAAACGAATCACAGAGCCATCACGGCCACCTTTTTCTACCATCAAGCCACGTTCAAGAGCCGCGCGTTGAATATCAAGAGTAAGCTGGCCATCCGACAAAGGCTCACCGAACTTATTGAGTTTGCAGTTTGGATTCTTAATTTCTACACCCAACATTAAACCTTTACCGCGAACATCCGCGATACAGTTAACGCGTTTTTGAATGCTCTCAAGACCAAAGCGTAGGTACTGGCCTGCAACATTTGCATGCTCAACAAGATTGTCGCGTTGGATGATTTCTAGTGCCTTCGCACCTGACACCATAGCAAGTTGGTTGCCACGGAACGTACCAGTGTGCTCACCTGGCTTCCATGTATCGTGTTGCTTGTTGATCACCAATAGTGACATTGGCAAGCCACCACCGATCGCTTTAGACAAACACAAAATATCAGGAACAATGCCCGCTTCTTCGAATGCGAAGTTGTAGCCCGACTTACCGACACCACATTGAATTTCATCAAAAATCAGTAGGATACCGTGATCGCCACAGATGCGGCGCAATTCACGTAGCCAAAATGCAGGAGCAGGAATAACACCGCCTTCACCTTGCACTGGCTCTACAATGATTGCAGCAGGCTTCATGATACCGGCTTCGTCGTCGTTCAGTAGACGTTCGATGTAACGAATGCTCGCTTTCGCCCCTTCGTCACCACCTAGACCAAACGGACAGCGCAAGCTGTAAGGGAAAGGCATGAAGTGCACGTCTGACATCAAACCAGTACGACGAGCTTTGGTGCCCAAGTTCCCCATCATACCCATAGTGCCGTTCGTCATGCCGTGGTAGGCACCGCGGAAAGCAAACATGGTGTTACGACCCGTGGTTTGTTTGGCCAGCTTGATTGCTGCCTCAACCGCGTCTGCACCAGAAGGGCCACAGAACTGAATCACGCAGTTGTCACTCAGTTCTTGAGGAAGAAAGCCTTTAACAGACTTAATAAAATGCGTTTTCGCAGATGTCGCGATATCCAGAGTTTGGTACGGCAGACCAGAGTCCAATTGTTCTTTTAGCGCTTGGTTAATTTCTGGATGGTTGTAACCTAGAGCCAAAGTACCCGCGCCAGCAAGACAGTCTAAGAAGATCTGGCCTCGCGTATCTTCGACCAAACAGCCATAAGCTTGTTTAATCGCGATAGGTAAACGACGTGGGTAAGAACGAACCTCAGATTCATGTTCAGCCTGTTCAAGAAGCACTTGATCAGGAGTTAGGTCATACGTTCCTTCAACAACAGGAACCTGAGAGGAAAAGTAATTTGCGATAGTGTTATCGACTTCAAAGGCAGTGCTCATACTACATAATCCCTTGAATTATAATGATTCTCTTTCCTGTATTTATTCTTGTTAGTATTAAATAACAGGAAATACAGATATACCTCCGCATTCATCGTTACTTAAACGACAAATACAGATAACCCGTCACGACGAACGCGACTTTTATTGTGCTTGGAGAGTAATCAAGGTTCCGTAATGCATCCGTTTTGTAAAACGGGACATTTCGGCAGTATGAAGCTGATTAGTGTGTGTTTGTTTAAAGGTTTCAATGTTGGGTTTCCCATTAACATGCTGCTTCTTACAGCACTAGTATCCCGTCTATCGACAAATGGCTTTGCCGATACCTACCCTACGTAATGTCACAATCAGCTTGAATGGTCATTACGCGTATCCCCCAGAGAATCAAAGTCGTAATAATACGCTCCGAGATTGCGCGCGAATTTATCACAAAATAAAATCTTCTGGCAATATTTTTCACAGGTTGCATATTGATTTAGATCACAATCGGCAGCAAACGTTTACTCGGTTCATTTTCATTAATATTGATATGCATCGCAGAAAATCGTCTTAAATCCATCAACGGTTGAAAAGAGAAAATATAAGGACAGCCTGCTTGAGCGGCTCTGAGAAGGCATTTTCTTACTGCGCCATCAGAGCGCCAAAGCAAGATTAGAGAGGGATTCTAATACGATTGGATGTATGAAGTCGCTAAGTAGAACTGAAGGAAGACTCAAACAGCATAAACGAAAAAGCCCAGCATAAATGCTGGGCTTTCGAATCTGGAGCGACACACGAGGTTCGAACTCGTGACCTCAACCTTGGCAAG is drawn from Vibrio campbellii CAIM 519 = NBRC 15631 = ATCC 25920 and contains these coding sequences:
- a CDS encoding pyridoxal phosphate-dependent class III aminotransferase yields the protein MSTAFEVDNTIANYFSSQVPVVEGTYDLTPDQVLLEQAEHESEVRSYPRRLPIAIKQAYGCLVEDTRGQIFLDCLAGAGTLALGYNHPEINQALKEQLDSGLPYQTLDIATSAKTHFIKSVKGFLPQELSDNCVIQFCGPSGADAVEAAIKLAKQTTGRNTMFAFRGAYHGMTNGTMGMMGNLGTKARRTGLMSDVHFMPFPYSLRCPFGLGGDEGAKASIRYIERLLNDDEAGIMKPAAIIVEPVQGEGGVIPAPAFWLRELRRICGDHGILLIFDEIQCGVGKSGYNFAFEEAGIVPDILCLSKAIGGGLPMSLLVINKQHDTWKPGEHTGTFRGNQLAMVSGAKALEIIQRDNLVEHANVAGQYLRFGLESIQKRVNCIADVRGKGLMLGVEIKNPNCKLNKFGEPLSDGQLTLDIQRAALERGLMVEKGGRDGSVIRFLPPLIISFEQIDFALRVLEDAILAAGGSHVEADPQEEWKKHFIHTGELGSAEFASVMNHTTAAMKSVFEKVNAPYSGMNPKLLETAINAIDLDNKNAPLKSVIDEAAELVAKNAIFTQHPDCIAHLHTPPLMPAVAAEAMIAALNQSMDSWDQASSATYVEQKVINWLCDKYELGEKADGIFTSGGTQSNQMGLMLARDWVADKLSNHSIQKLGLPEYADKLRIVCSKKSHFTVQKSASWMGLGEKAVMTVDANADGTMDVTQLDHVLTKAKAEGLIPFAIVGTAGTTDHGAIDDLNFIADMAAKHEMWMHVDGAYGGALILSSHKSRLKGVERAHSISVDFHKLFYQTISCGALLVNDKSNFKFLLHHADYLNREHDELPNLVDKSIATTKRFDALKVFMTMQNVGPKALGDMYDHLLVQTQQVADMVRAHEEFELLAEPALSTVLFRATNVRTNNASADLDELNKALRLEALTRGIAVLGETIVDGKTALKFTILNPCLTTADFESLLLKINTLAVELV
- a CDS encoding DUF3943 domain-containing protein — translated: MFKKTLSGLVLTASAAANASQYDMSNHIEFSYTPDCLSGYCETTTLYSFEPQNPRYAMGLDSDDSLNLDAGLQPKHLIVPKDKDWDYLMGQTYTILGLSVATVGLMTLLPESITKWDDEDRDMSKLGSKWKDNVSSGPVWDRDEHFLNYVMHPYFGGVYYTASRHAGYNEFESFLYSATMSAFFWEYGVEAFAEVPSWQDLFITPFFGAVVGEMMLTAEQDIITGGGEVMGSETMGDVSLFFLNPIGHIHYWISDAWGGSAEFQFSSSPWFGNQDAAKFAMDSGASYDNVFYGFEMKVTF
- a CDS encoding glycine cleavage system protein R; translation: MNTVFIVNFVGQASPATIKQLAAVTHENDGKWLISKVNFIEDQVAGVIKVELPEENTDTVKDAFSACQTLIVKFVDSEPHSHREDTVFQLRLDANDRAGIVNEITHVLDGQGISILDMDCQRVFIAGGGGVSSSLFSAKMAIKLPSELEIDDVANELESLSEDTRVIVEG
- the nspC gene encoding carboxynorspermidine decarboxylase, giving the protein MSKEQLKTPYFMINEDKLVENLEKAKQLKDISGVKLVLALKCFSTWGVFDIIKPYLDGTTSSGPFEVKLGYETFGGETHAYSVGYSEDDVREVADICDKMIFNSQSQLAAYRHIVEGKASIGLRLNPGVSYAGQDLANPARQFSRLGVQADHIKPEIFDGIDGVMFHMNCENKDVDAFIGLLDSISEQFGEYLNKLDWVSMGGGVFFTWPGYGIEKLGLALKAFSEKHGVQMYLEPGEAIITKTTDLVVTVVDIVENVKKTAIVDSATEAHRLDTLIYNEPASILEASENGEHEYVIGSCSCLAGDQFCVANFEQPLEIGQRLHILDSAGYTMVKLNWFNGLRMPSVYCERSSGEIQKLNEFDYSDFKRSLSQWSVK
- a CDS encoding CinA family nicotinamide mononucleotide deamidase-related protein is translated as MKIAMLSTGEEVLHGDIVDTNSAWVSSLFYQHGFGLTKRSTVGDKQSSLIEEFLMLSFNNDVVIVNGGLGPTTDDMSAAAAAKAAECKLVLFKDWLDHLEAMYARRGIPMPDSNLKQAMLPETAEIVDNPIGTACGFKMRINDAVFYFTPGVPSEFKLMAETQILPDLKRLFPEVESASCSRIYTFGLSESGISDKLDQMKLPQGYELGYRSYLPFIEVKLFGPSNQVEQRMKLMQLIHKHLETNTVSVDVPMVEHVGQMLIDKGLTLSVSEKSSAGHLTYWLNSDENVEKQFGHGWVLAGQSQTITDEGDPLAATFALAGATREKCGTDLALVTGKLEEGVFSVALSTSTGEWGALYKLSRKYQRDDQVKVISAAALDLLRRYLERKPMSAQYAFLEKVKEMHIPSSAI
- a CDS encoding carboxynorspermidine synthase, giving the protein MAILQIGAGGVGWVVAHKAAQNNDVLGDITIASRTIGKCEKIIESIQKKNNLKDSAKKLEARAVNADDVDSLVALIEEVKPDLVINAGPPWVNMPIMEACYRAKVSYLDTSVAVDLCSEGQQVPEAYDWQWGYREKFEEAGITGILGAGFDPGVVSVFAAYAVKHLFDEIDTIDVMDVNAGDHGKKFATNFDPETNMLEIQGDSFYWENGEWKQVPCHSRMLEFDFPNCGSHKVYSMAHDEVRSMKEFIPAKRIEFWMGFGDRYLNYFNVMRDIGLLSPEPLTLHDGTVVQPLHVLKAMLPDPTSLAPGYTGLTCIGTWVQGKKDGKERSVFIYNNADHKVAYEDVEHQAISYTTGVPAITAALQFFRGKWADKGVFNMEQLDPDPFLETMPMIGLDWHVQELEAGQGLPLIHELNK
- the yfaE gene encoding class I ribonucleotide reductase maintenance protein YfaE, which gives rise to MANIKINKLVSIESNPSNTILETMEQAGLLPEYNCRDGHCGACRCKLESGEVEYVGFAMAYTQPDEILPCICKAKSDLSLSGVNYAMKEKRA